The genomic window GCAGATCCGCGACGCGCTGGCGGCGGAAAAGGGAGGCGGTTCCTCGAATGTCACGCCGACGGCGGGAACGGAGATTCCCGATGCGCGGGCGGTCAAGCCCGTCCCCGAAAACCTCGCGCAGAAAATCCCGCAGATGAAGCGCTACAATTACGTCAAGCTTGGCGACAAGATTGCCATCGTCGATCCGCATTTGCCGGTTGTGGTCGCGGTGATCGAGTAGAGTGGAATGTTTGGGGAGAGAGAAACTTGCGTTTGCTTCTGACAGCAGCCGTCGTGGCGATGTCGGTGATGACGGCACAGGCCCAGTCCGCAGGCGTTCCCGGCGAAGCGGCACCGGGCGTGAAGGGCATCGGCCTGACGCCGGTGCAGAAAAAACTGATCTACGAAAACACATCGGGTGAGCGGCAGCAGCGGGTGCCGGAGGATCAGGTATCGCTCGGCGCGCCGATTCCGGACTCGCTGATGCTCAACGAGATGCCGGTGCACGTGAAGGACGAGATCGGCGTCCTGCGCGATTTCAAATTCGCGGTTGTGCAGGGTGCGCGGTCGGTGCTGATCGTCGATCCCGCCAAGCGCAGGATCGTCGACATCGTCACCCGCGACGAGGGGATGAAATAGCGCCAGCCGGCGAGGCGATGAAATAGCGCCAGCCGGCGAGGCGATGAAATAGCGCAGCTCACCAGGTTCGCTTGAACCCGGCAGTCAGGCTCTTGTTGGTGTCGCCTTCCAGCGTTTCGCTGAC from Pseudorhodoplanes sp. includes these protein-coding regions:
- a CDS encoding DUF1236 domain-containing protein, producing MRLLLTAAVVAMSVMTAQAQSAGVPGEAAPGVKGIGLTPVQKKLIYENTSGERQQRVPEDQVSLGAPIPDSLMLNEMPVHVKDEIGVLRDFKFAVVQGARSVLIVDPAKRRIVDIVTRDEGMK